TTTGGGTCACCCGCAGCAATCCATCTGCGATCGCCATTTAGCGCTTCAAATCCGGCATAGCTCGCCACACCGCCTGCAGGGTCACACTGGCTAGCACCGCCTTCACCACATCACCGGGAATAAAGGCCGCCGACCCCGCGAGAGCTTGAACAAGGGACAGCTTCGCCGCCACCGCCAGCCAGGGCACGCCAATGGCATAGACCACGCCCAGACCACCGATGATGTTGATGGCGATCGCTTTCGGTAAATGGGGGCGACGACAAAACCGCTCCATCAGCCAACCAATCACCGCCGCCGCCACGGGAAAGGCAGCCACGAACCCTCCCGAGGGCCCGAGGAATACGCCCAGACCACCGCGCCCACCGGGCAACACGGGCAAACCGATGGCAACCAACACCACAAACACCAGCAGCGCCAAGCCACCCCGCTTGCCACCCAGGATGGATCCAGCCAGCATCACCCCCAGGGTTTGGGCCGTAATCGGCACCGGCAAGCCCGGCACCGGCACCGGCGGCAGCAGGCCAAGCACCGCCGTTAGGGCTGCAAAAAGCCCCACATAAACTAAATCAAGAGTTTTCATCGCTAGGGCAACCGTAGTCTTCGCGGGTTAGACTATAGCGCAAATGCGATCGCTAATTCTACGACCCTAGGGGCAGGGCGAATCATCACAGGGCAAGTCTGCAGTGGAACTGCGGTGGAGCTGCCTTTCCAAAAACACCAGCAAATCTGCGACGGTGCTGGGTGTGAGTTGATCGAGGCGATCGCTGATATCCACACCAAACCGCCGACAAAAGTCATCACACAGACAAAGCTGCCAATCAAACCAGCAGACATGGGCCCACTGCAGGTCAT
The sequence above is a segment of the Candidatus Obscuribacterales bacterium genome. Coding sequences within it:
- a CDS encoding biotin transporter BioY; this translates as MKTLDLVYVGLFAALTAVLGLLPPVPVPGLPVPITAQTLGVMLAGSILGGKRGGLALLVFVVLVAIGLPVLPGGRGGLGVFLGPSGGFVAAFPVAAAVIGWLMERFCRRPHLPKAIAINIIGGLGVVYAIGVPWLAVAAKLSLVQALAGSAAFIPGDVVKAVLASVTLQAVWRAMPDLKR